aatatcaaatgcaccaCATACATGTTTTATTTTGTGGAGTTTTTATGGCAATTAtggggtcagtggcgttttttccaAACGCATCCTGCTCTGGGTATGACATTatttcaggtgtttttcccataggcttctctataggacttcaaaaatcgccataaaaaaaatgcatgtgcaAAATTACACTaaagaaaaacaccacaaaaaaatgccttaaaatgcatgttacatttaaaagaaaaaaaaaaaagctagccTTTTAATGCCAGGATCAGACAcacgcacagttttgatgcagtttttgtctcaATCTTTTGAGAAAAAGCCAGAAGCggatccaaaagaaaggaaaggtataaagaaaatactgacgcatctcctttcttttggatccacttctggctttgagacTAAAACGGCATCAACACTGTGTGTGATCTTGGCCATAGAAgcatttttttggtgcattttaaattaccagaaattttctgtgtgtgaaggaggccttaaaagGTTTCACCTAGGCCCCTACTCCCTACAACTCCTCCTCACCGGGACTATCCTGATGAGGAGGGACAGAGGTGGTCGAACCCCCACTGAACTATTATCACCTATACGGATGTTGAAAATGTTGGTGTTATGCCCTGTTACACAGTTGATGTGTGCCCACTCCTGCAAATAATGATCTTAGCCATATCCTCCACCTTCTCACAAATATCAGGTATGAACTGTCTCTGgatgtaagacaactggctgcagaagaATTTTTTGCCATTGATTTGATTGCAATAGGAGACCAGACATGCTAAGCCATACCCATCGGCCATCTGCCAGACAAAAATGGAGGGACGTTTTCTGCAAGATTTTTAGAAGACAGTATGTTTAAGGAACATATGGAAAATCCTGAAAACTGGCAAACGCTGTGGGCAAGTTTTTTtctgtttacttttatcattcatttctaggtttacCTATGCAGTTATCTTTATATTCTCTACACAAAACATAAAAGTGATGAAAGTCATGTGATGATTTGTGCAAAATTCTACAGCCAAAACCTGCCCTATATAACTGTTTGCTAACGGGCTCTCTATGGTAGTATCTTCTTAAAGAGAAGTACAGGGGTTTAACAATGGGCCAAAAGGCAGAACTGTGTGGTTAAGGCCTTATTTAAACGAgtgttgcgcatctcggatgtgaaaaagggcagtttttcacgtccgaggtgcatccgtgctctgcgctgcgggatgcaATGTCTCCCATCCCtcatagattagagtctatggagggatgcgcgaagcgtgaaaaaataggacatgtcctattttctcacggacccttcacacggtccgttgaaacagcgaccgtgtgaacggccacatagaattacaaaggtccgtgggacagccgttgtttcaacgaccatcccacggacgtttaacacactcgtgtaaataaggcctaagtataATAGGTTAATATTTTTTTAGATATAATTTACGTTTCAGCACTATCATTCTACATACACAGCAAACACACTTGCAAAACCTATTCACAAACATAAATGACTTGAAAGAGCAATAAAATGAAACAGTTGAAATCTTTTAGGCAATACCTAGCATAGCACTTCCCTAATATATAGTTATTTCTTAAATCTCTCCTAATAGCAGCAGGGTCAACGCGAAAAAAGGATAGTCTGGATTAataaataaatctaaaaacgtCAGCAGTTCAGCCGTACACAAATGACAGGTTGATTCAAaccagcatgttcggtccgtaaaggacggaacgtatttcggcggcAAGTCCCAgaacgaacacactgcagggagccgggctcctagcatcatcattttgtacgacgctaggagtccctgcctcttcgtggaactaatgtcccgtactgaaaacatgattacagtacgggccagttgtcctgcagcgaggcagggactcctagcgtcgtacataactatgatgctaggagcccggctccctgcagtgtgtttggtccgggacttgcggccgaaatacgttccgtcctttacggaccgaacatgctcatgtgaatccagccttataggtcACTATTTATGGTGGTCCATGATTTGCCAATAGGACTGATATAAAACAAATCTATAACCTGCTGATGGGTCTACAAGGAAGCTGATTGGCATTTGAATTGCTTAAACCAATGCATGCTATGATAGTAGTTGTCCCTGCGACTAAAGGTAGCGATGTAATTGATTACAATATATTAGCCACTGCCAGGGCCAGTcttagaggtgtgcgacctgtgtggctgcacagggcgcatcaccccCGCTGAGTAAAATGGGTGCCGTTAGCACCGGGCATCCAAGGCAGAACCCCCGATTTTTGGCCCGGTTCCCCTGGGCGACTGCCACatccaattgtatctgtgtcctcaggacacagatacaattgaatactatggcagatagtattgagagctgatagctccctgctacgccatttactaggctacaggccatggtACGCCTGCggcctataagacgcagggacaggattcctgcgcaggccggcgccatgatgtcactgcattgcgccggcctacgcaagggccCCGTCTCTGCGTCTCATAGATGGTTGAGGAGGCTGTGCAGCTCCATTCGACGCGGGAATGGGGTAGGTAAGTATTTTTATTTACATGgaggtgtagcactatctagaggggaggTGCGGTACTGTCTGCAGggaagtgtgtgacactatctatagagggcactgtgtggcactatctacgggatgtgcatggcactatctactgggggcactgtgtggcactatctacattgggaggtggcgctatctataggtgggtatgtggcaccatctacgagggggtatggcactatctacagggaggtgtgtggcactatccacagggggtgtttgacactatctacagggggtgcggcactatctacagggaggtgtggcacggtctacagagggctgtgtggcacaatctatagaagtcactgtgtggcactatctaaggagGCTATAGCCACGCCACATGCTCTAGCAACTGCTGTTAAAAGATTTCCCCAAATATATAGTAAAGATAAGTTTGACTTTTTTGTTTCTAAGCAGATACAACTAGCAGTTTGTAAAAGATTTTCTAACTATTTACAATAAATTAACATATAATGTACTTATATACTGTTCAGAGCTCATGCACATAGCATATGTACTCTGTGTGTTGATGTATGGTGCTACTTACAGCTTCAAATATGGGTCCAATATCCCAATTTTTTCTATAAGATTCATACGGAATTTAACAGCAAAGAAAAACTCGGTTTGCCCTTATATAAAATCAGAGGCGTATGGAGGTACCGTAAGGCCCGCTTCTATAGGTGCTGTATTACGGTTCTAAAGCTTTTTAGAACTGTATAAAGCcttaatatggccatgtgcatgagtccATTCTTTTCGCTTTCTTGTCACAGGTACTTAAACAAGGTAAGGCTAGGAAGAGAAACAGAAATCCCTCCTGTTGTAATTATATCAGCGATAAAGTTAATTATATAAATGGCACAGCCAGAGGATGCAGTCCTGCTGCCACAATGATAACCAAAGAAATGTACGCCTTATATGATAATCGCCCCTTCCGTGTACGCAGACATAACATTCCTGAACACACATTTAGATCCCAAACTAATCCGTGCTGAAACCATTCCTGGAATGTGTAGAAATACAGAGCACTCCGCTGCTTCTCTGCTCTATACTCACATGCAAGACTAAGTAACCAATTACCATTTAATGAGAAAAATCGATAGATAATTTGACCCCCATGACATTTTACTGGTCAAGAATTTATATCAGGCCAATGTGGGTCTTCCACATggaaaaataaatgataaaacatCAGCACAACCACTTAGCTAGGAGTGCCCTGCACCCTTTGTGGCTATCTGTACCGTATGTGATATCTTAGTCTAGACATAAGAACAACTCTATATCCCGATTTCTGTGAGAATAAAAATACGTACTGTGGGGGAGCATACACACACTCTCTATAGCAATGCCCATAGGCTTTTAAAGGTACCTATACCCAATGCAACAAGGTTTTTGGGGATTTTCTTGAATTCAAAGGTAGGCTATATTAGTCACCCCTTCTATGCTCCAATAGAGGTGAAATTCATTCGAAGAATGCCGACTGAATTGAAAAATTATTGCATTTACCCTCCAAAGCTTAGGGGAAAAAATTATCTAGATGCTTCCAACAACAAATTATAAGAAACAAAGGTAGAAAAGCTTTATAAATGATCCTTTATATTGAACTCAGATGTCACTCCTTACTTCCTATTGCTGCCTAAATGGCTGCGCGATTTCCAAGGACGAGCTTGTCTCTGCCTGATGTGACAGCACTTTTCCCTGAGGTAAACCAGCACTGATCTCTGTGGCAAATGAAAGTTTCAAAGCCAATTATACTTAAATTGTCAACAGACCCCAAAGCTCATACTGAAAGGACCTGCCGAGGAATAAGAGTGGACGACCATACCTAGTGCTCATGGGAGACATAGACAGACAGCTCATTGTATTTAACTGTAATGAGGAAGACAATGGAGAGCGCAGAGCTATATAGCTGTAAATAAAAACAGAAGAGTTGGCATTTGGGAAATATTAGTGGCAGTTTCCTGAGGTATGATGCCTCAACAAATGTTCACTGAATtgtcattaaagttaatcggcttGGTAATCGGTTATTTTTCTATACAGAGACTATTAGAACATTGTTATATGTCATGGTCCATATTAAAGATGCAAAATGGCTGACATAATCATTTATTAATAATGTTGTATTTTGAACCAATGAAATAGGAGTAGGTAGTAAGTCTAATTTATGAAAAGGCCCACACCTCGTCATAAATCTGGTGCCTTTGAAATTATCTGACTGTTTGAATTACCTTTTACGTCTGCTGCGTGCAGCCATATATttgtaccacaattttttttacacctgTTCTTGATAAATGAGTCTAAAAGTCATTATGCAGCTTGACCCCACCAATTTTTCTAGCTTGTGTACTTTTTGGAAGTGAGAAGAAAAATACTGCAAATTTTGGAACACACTTTTAGATGGAACTTTTTAAACTAAGCAATTTTTGCCAAAATCAGGCACGATCTGAATAATAAATATGGACCAATatgtagatggatagatggatggatagatagatagatagatagatagatagatagatagatagatagatagatcgatagatagatagatagatagatagatagatagatagatagatagatagatagatagatagatagatagatagatagatagatagataggatagattatTTCAATGTGAGCCTGTTAGATGCAGCATCTTCATAGTCTACCATAAGTTTCAGAATTCAATCTAACATTCATAGTGAATTGCAATATGTATAAACTAGTATGCTATACAGTATTAAGATACATAGCACAGACAAAATTTGACCAAATAAAATGACTCCATCCATTTGCTCGCTTTATTTATTCTAATAAGAACTATGGCGGACTCTCTGTGGTACATGATGGTAAATATTACAGCTCACACATTGCTCGCATGATTACCTTACCTTTTTGGAGAACGGTGGTTTACTGAGATTTACTCCATCCCGAATGAGTTTATCCCTTATCATGATCTTTAACTTCAATTTAGGATAAGTAACCAAGTTCTTACTCAGTTGGCCACTTTTAGTACTCCTTGGAACTGGTTTATGACCCTGTGCTTCTTTCCAAGCTTTGGTTTCATACTGCTCCACCAAGTGACTAGTGTAGATCTCAGGTGTAGGAGAATCCGCCTGGGGTTCTAAAGTGAAATATAATCCGCTTGCAGCCTCCTTCTCCTCTTCCCTGAGTCTGTGGACTGCATCATGGATCTTCTTCCGATGCTGGTGAATCATCACTCCGATGGCATCCAAATCAGGGTCCCCAATCTGtttgcatacctccaaatcatcaTACCCATTATCCACAAAGGATTCCGCATATTGAGAAAGCTGCAATGCTTTCAGCCATTCATATACTATATTTGCACACATGGTGAGTATGACAACTCGGAAATATTCTAGGTAGGACAAATGAGTTGCTTACTTCCAAAATGTAAATGATAAAATAACACATCCAAAAGTTAGAATGAAAATCAATGTCCAATAATGTACAGTGACTGCTATTTCACAACTTGTAAAGGGTCAGCTTTGAGATACCAGGTACCTGATGGTCCGTGTCATTCTGCAGCCAGGACGGACGTGACCAGTCCATGTACTTGAAATAGAAATACAATCCCAGGAACAGAGAACGGACTGTAGATGTAGATAGTTCCTGCGTGCTCCTTCCCAGCCAGATGAAGAGTAAAGAGATTACACCTCAGCTGTCTCTTGCATTTACATCGCTGGTACCGAGCAGCAAAAATTCACAGCAGGCAACACCCTGATGCCCTAAATATAATCCAAACAAGTTATGTTATAGCTTCAGTATTCCGCTCTAGCATGCCATTGCCATCCTGTGAGGCTGTGTCCTCCACGCTCTTCCTAACAGTTTGCTTCTCTCCTCCTGCCCTTCCTTCATCTCTGGGATGCTAGACACTTCTTACTCCTCCACCAGTCAATATACTCCAGAAAAAAACCAAACCATTCAATATTGTCTCAGGTTAGTCGGCTGCTTGTTGGCTTCTCTCATCCTCCAGCCACACCTTCTTCTATTTCTACAAGCTGGGAGAATAGTTCCTTATAGTGTTCCTTTCACTATTTCTTATTTATTGTTCCAGATTACATTTGCAGCCGCTTCAGAGAGAGGATTACAAGTGCAGTTCAGCCGGCAGCCTCTGCTGTGTGGATGTGGGGAGGGGACTTTGATTCAAGATTAATCTGCAAGGGGATATAGCAGGCAGTTCGGCTGTGGACAGTCTGCTGCTTGCATAAGGTTATTTGTGTCAATTATACTCTTCTTTCTAAGCAGTCTTTTATCTCTTTGTCGTGCATTCAGTGCCGAAATCTTAATTATTCTTTACATTTCCTGCTTTATTCCAGATACAAACAAGGAATCTGAACCATGTGTCCATTATTCTGAATAGCAGTGGAAAGGAAGAATCTCATAGATGTGCCCATACAGCATTAGCCATTATTCTGACACTAGCAGCCTGATGTTAGCCAAAGCTGGCATCTAAACATATTCTGTAAACATTTCTACCCGCCTAAATGCAGTAATGGATgcatacagaggcgtagctaggttctccagcaaccggggcaaagattcaattggcgccccccaaccttttcccgacatctccttccccctcgccatgtttgtattCTGtaccaatgaggtgtcattttttttccacatttttttttgtgttactcgagcaaaaaactatttgtacatttcacaagcaatatagttctttatacaacaccagaacaaagctcaatatatatacagctccagatcaAAGCtcatacttatatacagcaccagcacaaagctcagtacataaatacagcaccagaacaaagctcaatatatatacagcaccagaacaaagctcaatatatatacagcaccagaacaagctcatataaatatatatacatatacacacacagatatactgtaccagaaccaagctcagttcataaatacaacaccagaaccaagctcagtacatatatacagtaccagaaccaagctcagtacataaatacagcaccagaacaaagctcagtacataaatacaacaccagaacaagcaaagtatataaatacaacaccagcacaaatacagctcaatttaatgcaacctctgccgtataggtttgcactaaattgtatacagctcccagcatggcccacacaatgttaaggatatgctgggagatgctgtttcacaaaaaaaatcataccacccatcatctcgctgcagatcatacagtgactacagtacagattagaggcagaataaacatttactttaagtgactcacaggtgagtcagattctagttgttctttttctcttttcttctccagccggtccagacctctatgacaacTTCTACcgcccacagcccatttctgcagtttgctgctcagatgtcttcagcttctcacttttcaaacatttctgcacctataaacgaagataaagttctcatggtgccagactctgtgcccctaaatataacagcgccactataatagtgccctacatagatccccctgtagatagtgactcccattgagagcccctgtagatagtgccccacatacacccccagtagatagtgcctcacttatagccacccctgtagatagtgcccacatatagcccccctgtagatagtgcccacatatagccccccatgtagatagtgccctagatatagcccccctgta
This genomic stretch from Rhinoderma darwinii isolate aRhiDar2 chromosome 4, aRhiDar2.hap1, whole genome shotgun sequence harbors:
- the SASH1 gene encoding SAM and SH3 domain-containing protein 1 isoform X8, whose product is MCANIVYEWLKALQLSQYAESFVDNGYDDLEVCKQIGDPDLDAIGVMIHQHRKKIHDAVHRLREEEKEAASGLYFTLEPQADSPTPEIYTSHLVEQYETKAWKEAQGHKPVPRSTKSGQLSKNLVTYPKLKLKIMIRDKLIRDGVNLSKPPFSKKQF